The following proteins come from a genomic window of Sulfitobacter indolifex:
- a CDS encoding acetyl-CoA carboxylase biotin carboxylase subunit: MFDKILIANRGEIACRVIKTAKKMGLTTVAIYSDADAQALHVEMADEAIHIGPPPANQSYIVIDKVMEAVKKSGAQAVHPGYGFLSENSKFAEALDAIGVAFVGPPVGAIEKMGDKITSKKIAQEAGVSTVPGYMGLIEDADEAVKISNEIGYPVMLKASAGGGGKGMRIAWNDEEAREGFQSSKNEAANSFGDDRIFIEKFVTQPRHIEIQVLCDAHGNGIYLGERECSIQRRNQKVVEEAPSPFLDEATRKAMGEQAVALAQAVGYTSAGTVEFIVDGNKDFYFLEMNTRLQVEHPVTELITGVDLVEQMIRVANGEKLSITQDDVTLTGWAIENRLYAEDPYRGFLPSIGRLTRYRPPQEVAAGPLLEKGTWQGDAPAGDMAVRNDTGVFEGGEISMYYDPMIAKLCTWAPTRAEAIEKMRVALDSFEVEGIGHNLPFLSAVMDHPKFVSGEMTTAFIAEEYPDGFEGVTLPDAELRRIAAACAAMHRVAEIRRARVSGRMDNHERKVGSDWNVRLQGQDFDVVTKADPKGATVEFADGAEVRVSGAWTPGDQLAVMTVDDAPLVLKVGKISGGFRIRTRGADIKVHVRTPRQAELAALMPEKLPPDTSKMLLCPMPGLVVKLDVEVGDEVQEGQALCTIEAMKMENILRAEKKGVVSKVNAGAGDSLAVDDVIMEFE, encoded by the coding sequence ATGTTTGACAAGATCCTCATTGCCAACCGGGGCGAAATCGCCTGCCGCGTCATCAAAACGGCCAAGAAAATGGGGCTGACCACTGTCGCCATCTATTCAGACGCTGACGCCCAGGCTTTGCATGTAGAAATGGCGGATGAGGCGATTCATATCGGCCCGCCCCCTGCGAACCAATCCTACATCGTCATCGACAAGGTGATGGAGGCTGTCAAGAAATCCGGCGCGCAAGCGGTGCATCCCGGTTACGGCTTTCTAAGCGAAAACAGCAAGTTCGCCGAGGCGCTTGATGCCATTGGCGTGGCCTTCGTCGGCCCCCCGGTAGGCGCCATTGAGAAGATGGGCGACAAGATTACATCCAAGAAGATCGCACAGGAAGCAGGTGTATCGACCGTGCCCGGCTACATGGGTCTGATCGAAGACGCAGACGAAGCGGTGAAAATCTCTAATGAGATTGGCTATCCGGTGATGCTTAAAGCCTCGGCCGGCGGCGGCGGCAAGGGCATGCGGATCGCGTGGAACGACGAAGAAGCGCGCGAGGGTTTCCAGTCTTCCAAGAACGAAGCGGCCAACTCTTTTGGCGATGACCGTATCTTTATCGAGAAATTCGTCACCCAGCCGCGCCACATCGAAATTCAGGTGCTCTGCGACGCGCATGGCAATGGTATCTATCTGGGCGAGCGTGAATGTTCGATCCAGCGTCGCAACCAGAAGGTTGTCGAAGAAGCGCCGAGCCCCTTCCTTGATGAGGCCACCCGAAAGGCGATGGGCGAGCAAGCCGTCGCTCTGGCGCAGGCCGTGGGCTATACCAGCGCGGGAACGGTGGAATTTATCGTCGATGGCAACAAAGACTTCTATTTCCTTGAGATGAACACCCGCCTTCAGGTGGAACACCCGGTGACCGAGCTGATCACTGGCGTTGATCTGGTCGAGCAGATGATCCGCGTGGCCAATGGCGAGAAATTGTCGATCACCCAAGATGATGTGACGCTCACCGGCTGGGCCATCGAGAACCGGCTTTATGCCGAAGACCCGTACCGTGGCTTCCTGCCTTCCATTGGCCGTTTGACCCGCTACCGCCCTCCGCAGGAAGTGGCTGCCGGGCCGCTGCTGGAGAAGGGCACATGGCAGGGCGATGCCCCCGCAGGCGATATGGCCGTGCGCAATGACACCGGCGTCTTTGAAGGCGGCGAGATTTCGATGTATTACGACCCAATGATCGCCAAGCTGTGCACCTGGGCACCGACCCGGGCCGAGGCGATTGAGAAGATGCGCGTGGCGCTCGACAGTTTTGAGGTTGAGGGCATCGGGCATAACCTGCCGTTCCTGAGCGCCGTGATGGACCACCCGAAGTTTGTCTCGGGCGAGATGACCACAGCGTTTATTGCCGAAGAATACCCAGATGGTTTCGAGGGCGTGACCCTGCCAGACGCGGAGCTGCGCCGCATCGCCGCCGCCTGTGCCGCGATGCACCGTGTGGCCGAAATCCGCCGCGCCCGTGTGTCGGGCCGGATGGACAACCACGAGCGCAAGGTCGGCAGCGACTGGAATGTGCGCCTGCAGGGCCAAGACTTTGACGTTGTGACCAAGGCCGACCCCAAGGGCGCGACTGTGGAATTTGCCGATGGGGCCGAGGTGCGCGTGAGCGGCGCTTGGACGCCGGGCGACCAATTGGCCGTGATGACCGTGGACGATGCGCCGCTGGTGCTGAAGGTCGGCAAAATCTCAGGGGGCTTCCGCATCCGTACCCGCGGCGCGGACATCAAAGTCCATGTGCGCACGCCGCGTCAGGCGGAATTGGCGGCGCTGATGCCCGAGAAACTGCCGCCTGATACTTCCAAGATGCTGCTCTGCCCGATGCCGGGTCTGGTGGTGAAGCTCGACGTGGAAGTGGGCGATGAGGTCCAAGAAGGCCAAGCGCTTTGCACCATTGAGGCGATGAAGATGGAAAATATCCTGCGCGCCGAGAAGAAGGGTGTCGTGAGCAAGGTCAACGCGGGCGCTGGCGACAGTCTGGCGGTTGACGATGTGATCATGGAGTTCGAATGA
- a CDS encoding DUF4174 domain-containing protein encodes MKRLISLVFAGLLATTAPAQEAGVLADDPLFMAADMDDLSQFQWKKRPVLVFANSANDPAYVEQMEYLQDREEELRLRDVVVLTDTDPAARNPLRLKMRPRNFMLVLVDKEGGIELRKPFPWDVREITRSIDKMPLRQREIREAKEPRVIR; translated from the coding sequence ATGAAACGTTTGATCTCACTTGTTTTTGCAGGATTACTCGCCACGACAGCGCCCGCGCAGGAGGCCGGCGTCTTGGCCGACGATCCGCTGTTTATGGCCGCCGATATGGACGACCTCAGCCAATTCCAATGGAAAAAGCGGCCCGTGCTGGTCTTTGCCAATTCAGCAAACGACCCTGCGTATGTTGAGCAAATGGAATATCTGCAAGATCGCGAAGAAGAGCTGCGTCTACGCGATGTTGTGGTGTTGACAGATACCGACCCCGCTGCGCGCAACCCGCTGCGGCTTAAAATGCGGCCGCGCAATTTTATGTTGGTGTTGGTCGACAAAGAAGGCGGCATCGAGCTGCGCAAACCCTTCCCTTGGGACGTGCGCGAGATCACCCGCAGCATCGACAAGATGCCGCTACGCCAGCGGGAAATCAGAGAGGCAAAGGAGCCGCGGGTCATCCGTTGA
- the scpA gene encoding methylmalonyl-CoA mutase, whose amino-acid sequence MTSDQKDAKTRWQDLATGELRGRSLDDLTWKTLEGIDVQPLYTADDVSDLEHLGSIPGEAPFTRGVKATMYAGRPWTIRQYAGFSTAEESNAFYRRALAAGQQGVSVAFDLATHRGYDSDHPRVEGDVGKAGVAIDSVEDMKILFDGIPLDQVSVSMTMNGAVIPILASFIVAGEEQGHDRAKLSGTIQNDILKEFMVRNTYVYPPEPSMKIIGDIIEYTSDHMPKFNSISISGYHMQEAGANLVQELAFTIADGREYVRTAIAAGMDVDRFAPRLSFFFAIGMNFFMEAAKLRAARLLWSRVMAEFEPKNPKSSMLRTHCQTSGVSLAEQDPYNNVVRTAYEALSAVLGGTQSLHTNSLDEAIGLPTEHSARIARNTQLILQEETGVTNVVDPLAGSYYVEKLTADLAEAAWKLIEEVEEMGGMTKAVASGMPKLRIEEAAAQRQAGIDRGTEVIVGVNKYRRDKEEPIDILDVDNVKVRAGQVARLERIRAERDDAACEAALAELTRRSAEGGNLLDAAVEAARARATVGEISMAMEKEFGRHRAEVKTLSGVYGAAYEGDAGFADIQKSVDEFAEAEGRRPRMLVVKMGQDGHDRGAKVIATAFADIGFDVDVGPLFQTPAEAAQDAVDNDVHVIGISSQAAGHKTLAPQLIQALKDAGAEDILVICGGVIPQQDYKFLQDAGVKAIFGPGTNIPTAAKDILKLIRETRK is encoded by the coding sequence ATGACATCCGACCAAAAGGACGCCAAGACGCGCTGGCAGGACTTGGCGACAGGCGAGCTGCGGGGGCGTAGCCTTGATGATTTGACCTGGAAGACGCTGGAGGGGATCGACGTTCAACCGCTCTATACCGCCGACGATGTCAGCGATCTGGAGCATCTCGGAAGCATCCCCGGCGAAGCGCCGTTTACACGCGGGGTGAAAGCCACGATGTACGCGGGCCGCCCTTGGACGATCCGGCAATATGCGGGCTTCTCGACGGCTGAGGAATCCAACGCCTTTTATCGCCGCGCGCTTGCCGCCGGGCAGCAGGGTGTGTCGGTCGCTTTCGATTTGGCGACGCACCGGGGCTATGACAGTGATCACCCACGCGTCGAGGGCGATGTTGGCAAGGCGGGTGTGGCCATCGACAGTGTTGAGGACATGAAGATCCTGTTTGACGGCATTCCGCTGGATCAGGTCTCAGTCTCCATGACGATGAACGGCGCAGTGATCCCGATTTTGGCGAGTTTCATCGTCGCGGGCGAAGAGCAGGGGCATGACCGCGCCAAGCTGTCGGGCACGATCCAGAATGACATCCTCAAGGAATTCATGGTGCGCAACACCTATGTCTATCCACCGGAACCGTCGATGAAGATCATCGGGGATATCATCGAATATACCTCGGATCACATGCCGAAATTCAACTCGATCTCTATCTCGGGCTACCACATGCAAGAGGCGGGCGCGAACCTCGTGCAGGAGCTGGCCTTTACCATCGCCGATGGGCGCGAATATGTGCGCACGGCAATTGCCGCCGGCATGGATGTGGACCGCTTCGCGCCGCGCCTGAGCTTCTTCTTTGCCATCGGCATGAACTTCTTCATGGAGGCCGCCAAGCTGCGCGCCGCGCGCCTGCTTTGGTCGCGGGTCATGGCGGAATTTGAGCCAAAGAACCCCAAATCATCGATGTTGCGGACCCACTGCCAGACCTCTGGCGTCAGCCTTGCTGAGCAGGATCCCTATAATAACGTGGTGCGCACGGCCTATGAGGCGCTTTCTGCCGTGCTGGGCGGCACGCAGTCGCTGCACACGAACTCGCTGGACGAAGCGATTGGCCTGCCGACTGAGCATTCTGCCCGCATTGCCCGCAACACCCAGCTGATCCTGCAAGAAGAGACCGGCGTCACTAACGTCGTCGATCCGCTTGCCGGCAGCTACTACGTCGAAAAGCTGACCGCTGATCTGGCCGAGGCGGCATGGAAGCTGATCGAAGAAGTCGAAGAGATGGGCGGCATGACCAAGGCCGTGGCCTCTGGCATGCCCAAACTGCGCATCGAAGAAGCCGCAGCACAGCGTCAGGCGGGCATTGACCGGGGCACCGAGGTGATCGTCGGGGTGAATAAGTATCGCCGCGACAAGGAAGAGCCGATCGATATCTTGGACGTGGACAACGTCAAGGTCCGCGCCGGTCAGGTCGCGCGGCTGGAACGTATCCGGGCTGAGCGGGACGACGCAGCTTGCGAAGCCGCACTGGCAGAACTGACACGGCGGTCCGCCGAGGGCGGCAATCTGCTCGACGCGGCGGTCGAAGCCGCCCGCGCGCGCGCCACAGTGGGAGAGATTAGCATGGCGATGGAGAAAGAATTCGGGCGGCACCGGGCCGAGGTCAAGACCCTCTCCGGCGTCTATGGCGCGGCCTATGAGGGCGACGCGGGCTTTGCCGACATTCAGAAATCGGTTGATGAGTTTGCTGAGGCCGAAGGCCGCCGCCCGCGTATGCTGGTGGTCAAAATGGGCCAAGACGGGCACGACCGAGGCGCTAAGGTGATCGCCACGGCTTTCGCTGATATCGGCTTTGACGTGGACGTGGGACCGTTGTTCCAGACCCCTGCCGAAGCCGCGCAGGATGCGGTGGACAATGATGTGCATGTGATCGGCATCTCCAGCCAAGCGGCGGGGCACAAGACGCTCGCGCCGCAGCTTATTCAGGCGCTGAAGGATGCAGGGGCAGAGGATATTCTGGTGATCTGCGGCGGGGTTATTCCGCAGCAGGATTACAAGTTCCTGCAAGACGCTGGGGTCAAAGCGATCTTTGGGCCGGGGACGAATATCCCGACGGCGGCAAAGGATATCCTAAAACTGATCCGTGAGACGCGGAAGTGA
- a CDS encoding GNAT family N-acetyltransferase codes for MTQAADGSAPMGGAIRPAEPRDAAALADLWNGMIRDSLSTFTTDEKTQAEITALIATRADAFWLAEAAGEVLGFVTYGSFRGGPGYAATVEHSIVLSAAAQGRGLGRGLMTRAEEAAAAQGRHVMVAAISSANPGAVIFHEKLGFAQVGRMPEVGRKHGQWLDLILMQKTLTAS; via the coding sequence GTGACGCAGGCTGCTGATGGCTCCGCCCCCATGGGCGGGGCGATCCGCCCGGCAGAGCCGCGCGATGCCGCTGCCTTGGCTGACCTATGGAACGGCATGATCCGCGACAGCCTGTCGACTTTCACCACCGATGAAAAAACGCAGGCGGAGATCACCGCGCTGATCGCCACACGCGCTGATGCCTTCTGGCTGGCCGAAGCCGCAGGCGAGGTGCTTGGCTTTGTCACCTACGGCAGCTTTCGAGGCGGGCCGGGCTATGCCGCGACGGTGGAACATAGCATCGTTCTGTCAGCCGCCGCGCAGGGGCGTGGGCTGGGGCGCGGCTTGATGACGCGGGCGGAGGAGGCGGCTGCGGCGCAGGGCCGTCATGTGATGGTCGCCGCGATCAGCAGCGCCAACCCCGGTGCCGTGATCTTCCATGAAAAATTGGGCTTTGCACAGGTGGGCCGGATGCCCGAGGTGGGGCGCAAACACGGCCAATGGCTTGACCTGATCTTGATGCAAAAAACGCTGACTGCATCCTGA
- a CDS encoding molecular chaperone DjiA encodes MSIWTRITEALSALTAGEGLSAVFDRLRSPPERSVAFTIAVIALGAKMAKADGQVTRDEVTAFREVFQIAEGDQDGAARVFNLARQDVTGFEEYAKRIASMFNDQPEMLHDLMEGLFHIAMADGVYHPNENAFLEDVAAIFGMGEEAFASLKARFVPDSSPLPRTVLGIGPNATREEARKAWRRLVRENHPDALVARGLPQEAIKMAEKRMIDINRAWETISGKHA; translated from the coding sequence ATGTCGATCTGGACACGCATTACCGAAGCTTTGTCAGCCCTCACCGCGGGCGAGGGGCTGTCGGCCGTCTTTGACCGTCTGCGCAGCCCGCCAGAACGGTCGGTCGCCTTTACCATCGCGGTGATCGCCCTGGGTGCGAAGATGGCCAAGGCCGATGGGCAGGTGACCCGCGACGAGGTGACCGCCTTTCGCGAAGTGTTTCAGATCGCCGAAGGGGATCAAGACGGCGCTGCGCGTGTCTTCAACCTTGCCCGTCAGGATGTGACGGGGTTTGAGGAATACGCCAAACGCATCGCCAGCATGTTTAACGACCAGCCCGAGATGCTGCATGATCTGATGGAGGGGCTGTTTCACATCGCCATGGCCGATGGCGTCTATCACCCAAATGAGAACGCGTTTCTTGAGGATGTCGCCGCGATCTTTGGCATGGGAGAGGAGGCATTTGCCTCGCTCAAGGCGCGTTTTGTCCCCGATAGCTCGCCCCTGCCGCGCACGGTTCTGGGCATCGGTCCGAATGCCACGCGCGAAGAAGCACGCAAGGCGTGGCGGCGGCTGGTGCGGGAGAACCACCCCGATGCGTTGGTGGCGCGCGGTCTGCCGCAAGAGGCCATCAAGATGGCCGAGAAACGCATGATCGACATTAACCGCGCGTGGGAAACGATCTCGGGCAAACACGCTTGA
- a CDS encoding endonuclease/exonuclease/phosphatase family protein gives MRVATYNVEWFASLFDDDNRLYDDGGWSSRYNVTRAQQTAALGLVFTALDADAIMVIEAPNHGRRQSTVAALKYFAARFSLRARAAVMGFSNDTEQEIALLYDPDKLTARHAPQAATGAPRFDQTLRIDLDVDATKDAVVFSKPPLELEVTTKAGFAFQVIGAHLKSKAPYGAKSEADVLRIAIANRRKQLAQAIWLRRRIDMHLAADRPVMVMGDLNDGPGLDEFESLFGRSSVEIILGEGEAALFDPHAKQALSRRLGAAPTSARFWIAPEERFLQALLDYIMVSPQIRARDARWRIWHPMDDPACWRNEALRDALLAASDHFPVTLDVDL, from the coding sequence ATGCGCGTCGCCACCTACAATGTAGAGTGGTTCGCGAGCCTTTTTGACGACGATAACCGGCTCTACGACGATGGCGGCTGGTCCTCACGCTATAACGTGACACGCGCGCAGCAAACGGCGGCCCTGGGGTTGGTTTTCACCGCGCTGGATGCGGATGCGATCATGGTGATTGAGGCGCCAAACCACGGGCGGCGGCAGTCCACCGTGGCAGCACTTAAGTATTTCGCCGCGCGGTTTTCCCTCAGGGCGCGGGCGGCCGTCATGGGGTTTTCAAACGATACAGAACAAGAGATCGCGCTGCTTTATGACCCCGACAAGCTCACGGCCCGCCATGCGCCGCAGGCGGCAACCGGTGCCCCGCGCTTTGATCAGACATTGCGGATTGATCTGGATGTCGATGCGACCAAAGACGCTGTGGTCTTCTCCAAACCACCGTTGGAGCTGGAAGTGACCACAAAGGCCGGGTTTGCCTTTCAGGTGATCGGCGCGCATCTGAAATCCAAGGCACCCTATGGGGCCAAGTCCGAGGCCGATGTGCTGCGCATCGCCATCGCCAACCGGCGCAAGCAATTGGCGCAGGCGATCTGGCTCAGGCGGCGGATCGACATGCATCTGGCGGCGGATCGTCCCGTGATGGTAATGGGTGATCTGAACGACGGGCCGGGGCTGGATGAATTCGAAAGCCTGTTCGGACGGTCCTCGGTTGAGATCATTCTAGGGGAGGGGGAGGCCGCCCTTTTTGACCCGCATGCCAAACAGGCGCTCAGCCGACGGTTAGGGGCCGCGCCCACCAGCGCGCGCTTCTGGATCGCGCCAGAAGAACGCTTCCTTCAGGCGCTGTTGGATTACATCATGGTCAGCCCGCAAATCCGCGCCCGCGATGCCCGTTGGCGCATTTGGCATCCGATGGATGATCCTGCCTGCTGGCGAAATGAGGCGCTGCGCGATGCGCTGCTGGCGGCGTCCGATCACTTCCCCGTCACGCTGGATGTCGACCTCTAG
- a CDS encoding Ppx/GppA family phosphatase, which produces MADQTDPSRAAPVPETGVAELGLFAKPLFQDPGARALARVGVVDVGSNSVRLVVFDGAARSPAYFYNEKIMCALGAGMSETGHLSPQGRARALSAMRRFSKLADGMGLSELTVVATAAVRDASDGREFCADVLRETGLRIWVIDGEEEARLSAQGVLLGWPGAYGLVCDIGGSSMELAEISGGRVGRRVTSQLGPLKLRDLKGGAKGRHAHIKEVITGLQEKMGNQRDRLFLVGGSWRAIARIDMYRRGYPLHVLHEYRMTVTSVRETVKFIQASDLDELRNACGVSSSRMSLVPYAAEVLSRLVKTFRPKDIAISSYGIREGMLYEQMPQRLRDRDPLIEACYFAEAKDARMPGFGKVLYNFILPLYRSAPHARKRLVKAACLLHDVSWRAHPDYRAETCFDNATRANLGGLKHLERIYLGLALLHRYSNKRENTRFEDLYEMVDEQTRLEAEILGKAMRFGAMLWMDKNEHRGELRWFPKKKQLELWLTPDMVPLFGEVAEARLNSLAKSLDAEVHVRTGKRPPK; this is translated from the coding sequence ATGGCAGACCAGACCGACCCCTCCCGAGCTGCCCCAGTCCCTGAGACTGGCGTGGCGGAACTGGGCCTTTTCGCCAAACCCTTGTTTCAGGATCCCGGCGCGCGCGCGCTCGCGCGGGTCGGCGTGGTCGATGTGGGCTCGAACTCCGTCCGCCTTGTGGTGTTTGATGGCGCGGCCCGCTCTCCTGCCTATTTCTATAACGAAAAGATCATGTGTGCGCTTGGCGCTGGCATGTCCGAAACCGGCCATTTGTCGCCGCAGGGCCGCGCCCGCGCGCTCTCGGCGATGCGCCGTTTCAGCAAGCTTGCCGATGGCATGGGCCTGTCGGAACTCACCGTCGTCGCCACGGCAGCGGTGCGCGATGCCAGTGACGGGCGGGAATTCTGCGCCGATGTGCTGCGCGAAACCGGCCTGCGGATCTGGGTGATTGACGGCGAGGAAGAGGCGCGGCTCTCGGCCCAAGGCGTGCTGTTAGGCTGGCCCGGCGCTTACGGTCTTGTCTGCGACATTGGCGGCTCTTCGATGGAGCTTGCGGAAATCTCCGGTGGGCGCGTCGGGCGGCGGGTGACCTCACAACTCGGGCCCCTGAAACTGCGCGATCTTAAGGGCGGCGCTAAGGGGCGTCACGCCCATATCAAAGAGGTCATCACCGGGCTTCAGGAGAAGATGGGCAACCAGCGGGACCGGCTGTTCCTCGTCGGTGGCTCTTGGCGCGCCATTGCCCGGATCGACATGTACCGCCGCGGCTATCCGCTGCACGTGCTGCACGAATACCGCATGACCGTCACCTCGGTCCGCGAGACGGTGAAGTTCATTCAAGCCTCTGATTTAGATGAGCTTCGCAATGCCTGCGGTGTATCTTCTAGCCGCATGTCGCTGGTGCCTTATGCCGCCGAGGTGCTCAGCCGTCTGGTCAAGACCTTCCGGCCCAAAGACATTGCCATCTCAAGCTATGGCATCCGCGAAGGCATGCTCTATGAACAGATGCCGCAACGCCTGCGCGACCGTGATCCGCTGATCGAAGCCTGCTATTTCGCCGAAGCCAAAGATGCGCGGATGCCCGGCTTTGGCAAGGTGCTCTATAACTTCATCCTGCCGCTTTACCGCTCTGCACCACATGCGCGCAAACGCCTCGTCAAAGCGGCTTGCCTGCTGCACGACGTCAGCTGGCGCGCACATCCCGATTACCGAGCAGAGACTTGCTTTGACAACGCCACCCGCGCCAATCTGGGCGGGTTGAAGCATTTGGAACGCATCTATCTGGGCCTCGCCCTGCTGCACCGCTACTCCAACAAGCGCGAGAATACGCGGTTTGAAGACCTCTATGAAATGGTCGACGAGCAGACCCGGCTTGAGGCTGAGATACTGGGCAAGGCCATGCGCTTTGGCGCGATGCTGTGGATGGACAAGAACGAACATCGCGGCGAATTGCGCTGGTTCCCCAAGAAAAAGCAGCTGGAACTGTGGCTTACCCCTGACATGGTGCCCCTCTTCGGAGAGGTCGCAGAGGCGCGGCTGAATTCGCTAGCCAAGTCGCTCGACGCCGAAGTGCATGTACGCACCGGCAAACGGCCCCCGAAATAG
- a CDS encoding RNA degradosome polyphosphate kinase, producing MTQADFLQAPFPPATELPDLDTAGPGRFFNRELSWLDFNWRVLEEAENPRVPLLERLRFLSISATNLDEFYTVRVAGLRELAQAGNTTAAADGLTPAEQLVLINEDARNLMMSQQRVLVDLMAEMDAQNIMLERTADLTEADLKHLEGVFLNQVFAVLSPLAIDPAHPFPFIPNTGYALALQLERTRDKRPLQALLPIPGQIDRFVSLPAPEGCLRYLPLEDLLIINIPNLFPGYKLKAHFEFRVLRDSDLEVEDEAEDLVREFEVALKRRRRGEVVRLTHSAGAPDKLKSVVMRELCVRPQDVIELEGMLGIADLSKLVTDARPDLLWPSFTPRVPERVSDHDGDMFAAIRQKDMLLHHPYETFDMVVRFLAQAARDPDVVAIKQTLYRTSRDSPIVEALCEAAEDGKSVTALVELKARFDEAANIRQSRRLERAGAHVVYGFLDLKTHAKISTVVRREGDQLVTYTHYGTGNYHPITARIYTDLSLFTCDQNLGRDATKVFNFLSGYAPPERLENLAISPTTLKPRLLEMIAAEADHARSGKPAAIWAKMNALIDAEVIDALYAASQAGVEISLVIRGICGLRPGVKGLSDNIRVKSIIGRFLEHSRIVCFGNGHGLPHKKARVFMSSADWMGRNLNRRVETLVEIENPTVKAQITSQVMAANLADVAQSWVMGPEGKFTRPAIPEGTFAFNCHRFFMENPSLSGRGSAGASDVPKLTHTED from the coding sequence ATGACCCAAGCTGATTTCCTGCAAGCGCCCTTCCCGCCCGCCACCGAACTGCCCGACCTCGACACCGCCGGGCCGGGCCGGTTCTTTAACCGTGAGCTGAGCTGGCTGGATTTCAACTGGCGGGTGCTGGAAGAGGCCGAGAACCCCCGCGTGCCGCTGCTGGAGCGGCTGCGCTTCTTGTCGATCTCGGCCACCAATTTGGATGAATTCTACACCGTGCGCGTGGCGGGCCTGCGCGAATTGGCGCAGGCGGGCAATACCACCGCCGCCGCCGATGGGCTGACCCCAGCCGAGCAACTGGTGCTAATCAACGAAGACGCGCGCAACCTGATGATGTCCCAGCAACGCGTGCTGGTTGATCTCATGGCCGAAATGGACGCCCAGAACATCATGCTGGAGCGCACGGCTGATCTGACCGAGGCGGACCTCAAACATCTCGAAGGTGTTTTTCTCAACCAAGTCTTCGCGGTCCTCTCGCCGCTGGCCATCGACCCCGCGCATCCCTTCCCCTTCATTCCCAACACCGGTTACGCGCTGGCCCTGCAACTGGAACGCACCCGCGACAAGCGCCCGCTTCAAGCCCTGCTGCCAATCCCCGGCCAGATCGACCGCTTCGTATCTCTGCCCGCGCCTGAGGGCTGTCTGCGGTATCTACCGCTCGAAGACTTACTAATCATTAATATTCCCAACCTTTTTCCCGGCTACAAGTTAAAGGCCCATTTCGAATTCCGGGTGCTGCGTGACAGCGACCTCGAAGTTGAGGACGAAGCCGAAGACCTCGTGCGCGAGTTCGAAGTGGCCCTAAAGCGCCGCCGTCGTGGTGAGGTCGTGCGCCTAACCCATTCCGCAGGTGCCCCGGACAAACTAAAATCCGTCGTCATGCGCGAGCTTTGCGTGCGGCCTCAGGATGTCATTGAGCTTGAAGGGATGCTCGGTATCGCAGACCTGTCCAAACTGGTGACAGACGCCCGCCCAGATCTGCTTTGGCCGTCTTTCACCCCGCGCGTCCCTGAGCGCGTGAGCGACCACGACGGCGATATGTTCGCGGCGATCCGTCAAAAAGACATGCTGCTGCACCACCCTTACGAGACTTTCGATATGGTCGTGCGTTTCCTCGCCCAAGCCGCGCGTGACCCTGATGTGGTGGCGATCAAACAGACCCTCTACCGCACCTCGCGCGACAGTCCGATTGTCGAGGCACTTTGCGAAGCTGCCGAGGATGGCAAGTCGGTCACCGCGCTGGTTGAACTCAAGGCCCGCTTTGACGAGGCCGCCAACATCCGCCAATCCCGCCGGTTGGAGCGCGCCGGCGCACATGTGGTCTACGGGTTTCTTGACCTCAAAACGCACGCTAAAATCTCGACCGTTGTGCGGCGCGAGGGCGATCAGCTGGTGACCTACACCCACTATGGCACCGGCAATTACCACCCGATCACGGCGCGCATTTATACCGATCTGTCGCTCTTTACCTGCGACCAGAACCTTGGCCGCGATGCCACCAAGGTATTTAACTTCCTCTCGGGTTACGCCCCGCCGGAGCGGCTTGAAAACCTTGCGATCTCTCCCACCACGCTCAAGCCGCGCTTGCTAGAGATGATCGCCGCCGAGGCCGACCATGCCCGCAGCGGCAAGCCTGCAGCGATCTGGGCCAAGATGAACGCGCTCATCGATGCCGAGGTGATTGATGCGCTTTACGCCGCGAGCCAAGCCGGCGTGGAAATCAGCCTCGTGATCCGGGGCATCTGCGGGCTGCGACCTGGCGTCAAAGGACTGTCGGACAACATCCGCGTTAAATCCATCATTGGGCGTTTCCTAGAGCACAGCCGCATCGTCTGTTTCGGCAATGGCCACGGGCTGCCGCATAAAAAGGCGCGGGTATTTATGTCTTCCGCCGATTGGATGGGGCGCAATCTGAACCGACGGGTCGAAACACTGGTGGAGATTGAAAACCCCACCGTCAAAGCCCAGATCACCAGTCAGGTCATGGCGGCCAATCTGGCCGATGTGGCCCAAAGTTGGGTCATGGGACCGGAGGGCAAATTCACCCGCCCCGCCATTCCCGAAGGCACTTTTGCGTTCAACTGTCACCGTTTCTTCATGGAAAACCCCTCTCTCTCAGGCCGCGGCAGCGCGGGGGCGTCGGATGTGCCCAAGCTGACCCATACCGAGGATTGA